A genome region from Hymenobacter tibetensis includes the following:
- a CDS encoding glycosyltransferase family 2 protein, whose protein sequence is MLGRPLVSIIVPTYNAVKYVQETLESCLQQTYDNIEIVFQDDCSTDGTWELVTSLYAHVPRVKMFRNAHNLGIGDNWNAAYRNSAGTYVVVFNADDLMHPAMIESFLALFSQDSTIDIVTGTFEVLVTSTGHTFTYPDHVNLPGGLVNNMYSKLFFKSSFHWNYSLVKRGFLRKLEIQEGELFMNTQVCDYELWFRSFLADAKVYFDNTRIWGYYRRHETNASSKPNGELRSFLKDFLEHHHEIIKKRSGFRYTRRLMRNFITFCNNTKSFEKDVFYLYVKRIAQSVL, encoded by the coding sequence ATGCTTGGCCGTCCCCTTGTTTCAATCATTGTTCCGACATACAACGCTGTAAAGTATGTCCAAGAAACACTGGAGAGTTGTTTGCAGCAGACGTATGATAATATAGAAATCGTCTTTCAGGACGATTGCTCCACGGATGGGACCTGGGAACTGGTTACGTCGTTGTACGCGCATGTTCCTAGGGTGAAAATGTTCAGGAATGCGCACAACCTAGGCATCGGCGACAACTGGAATGCTGCCTACAGAAATTCGGCAGGTACCTACGTAGTGGTGTTCAACGCCGATGATCTTATGCATCCTGCCATGATTGAAAGCTTTCTGGCTTTATTCAGTCAGGACAGCACCATTGATATTGTGACCGGTACGTTCGAAGTGCTTGTTACCAGTACAGGACACACCTTCACGTATCCAGATCATGTGAATCTGCCAGGTGGCCTGGTGAATAACATGTATTCGAAGTTGTTTTTTAAATCATCTTTTCACTGGAATTACAGCTTGGTGAAAAGAGGGTTTCTAAGAAAATTGGAAATACAGGAAGGAGAGTTATTTATGAACACGCAGGTGTGTGATTATGAACTGTGGTTCAGGTCATTTCTAGCTGATGCGAAAGTTTATTTCGACAACACTCGGATCTGGGGGTATTATAGGAGGCATGAAACAAATGCATCATCCAAGCCGAACGGAGAACTAAGAAGTTTCTTGAAGGACTTTTTGGAGCACCATCATGAAATAATAAAGAAAAGGAGCGGCTTTAGATACACCAGAAGATTGATGCGTAATTTTATTACGTTCTGTAATAACACAAAAAGCTTTGAGAAAGACGTATTCTATTTGTACGTAAAAAGAATAGCGCAAAGCGTG